The following are encoded in a window of Microcaecilia unicolor chromosome 14, aMicUni1.1, whole genome shotgun sequence genomic DNA:
- the TUFT1 gene encoding tuftelin isoform X4, protein MMNGPRSLCTLQQLKAEPESSADLVKTLRLTLQNDLATERPDCLKQKPVGRAFAVISSRPPSRSQSLDSELVKSANGDEEIIKVYLKAKAENKMKHDWNVTQLRNEARTSLCKLREEISRTIEKTAETALGQEAKDPVERRNGLQHHVSSWNREASTEAEEVQEFPGRETETLRETTKKLLAKLQDAEKRHQSDRRAFEDTLGHYRKEVEESNRALKKAEDDVAVKQMKMEEMQRLMGGMEKEHRTLLDKLTENEKELEEVRTRKEKSRKEQDRCAELEKEVASLREKIHHLDDMLKSQQRKVRNMIEQLQNARMLIQEKDRIIHELQERVSSLQAENLEMRDRMEQLLGYRLSPSSSVSKSYTQSMPVNGKRGFMPPGPLKPLPLIRVVET, encoded by the exons GATCTTGTGAAGACGCTTCGACTGACTCTGCAGAATGACTTGGCAACAGAGAGGCCTGACTGCTTGAAACAGAAG CCGGTTGGCCGGGCCTTTGCTGTCATCTCCTCCAGGCCACCCAGCAGGAGCCAGTCCTTAGATTCGGAGCTAGTGAAATCTGCAAATGGAGATGAGGAGATCATTAAG GTGTACCTCAAAGCAAAGGCTGAGAACAAGATGAAGCACGACTGGAACGTCACCCAGCTGCGCAATGAA GCTCGAACATCGTTGTGCAAGTTAAGAGAAGAGATCAGCCGAACGATCGAGAAAACGGCAGAGACTGCACTCGGGCAGGAAGCAAAG GACCCTGTGGAAAGGCGGAACGGGCTCCAGCACCATGTGAGCAGCTGGAACAGAGAGGCCTCAACGGAGGCTGAGGAG GTACAGGAGTTTCCaggcagagaaactgaaaccCTTCGTGAAACCACCAAGAAGCTGCTTGCCAAGCTGCAGGATGCGGAGAAGAGGCACCAGTCGGACAGAAGAGCGTTTGAG gatacacTTGGCCATTACAGGAAAGAGGTGGAGGAAAGCAACAGAGCTCTGAAGAAGGCAGAGGATGATGTGGCAGTGAAGCAGATGAAGATGGAGGAGATGCAGCGGCTGATGGGTGGCATGGAAAAG GAGCATCGCACTCTGCTCGATAAACTGACTGAAAATGAAAAGGAGTTGGAGGAGGTGAGAACGAGGAAGGAGAAGAGCCGCAAAGAGCAGGATCG ATGTGCCGAGCTTGAGAAGGAAGTGGCCTCTCTGCGGGAGAAGATCCATCATCTGGATGACATGCTGAAGAGCCAGCAGCGGAAAGTCCGCAACATGATTGAGCAG CTGCAGAATGCAAGGATGTTGATTCAGGAGAAGGACCGAATTATCCACGAGTTACAGGAGAGGGTCTCTTCGTTGCAGGCAGAG AATCTGGAGATGCGTGATCGAATGGAGCAGCTCTTGGGCTATCGCTTAAGTCCCAGCAGCTCAGTCTCCAAGAGCTACACACAGTCCATGCCAGTGAATGG GAAGCGTGGCTTCATGCCTCCTGGACCTCTCAAGCCCCTCCCGCTCATCAGAGTGGTGGAGACATGA
- the TUFT1 gene encoding tuftelin isoform X1, protein MMNGPRSLCTLQQLKAEPESSADLVKTLRLTLQNDLATERPDCLKQKPVGRAFAVISSRPPSRSQSLDSELVKSANGDEEIIKVYLKAKAENKMKHDWNVTQLRNEVRHIQEVNTPWARTSLCKLREEISRTIEKTAETALGQEAKDPVERRNGLQHHVSSWNREASTEAEEVQEFPGRETETLRETTKKLLAKLQDAEKRHQSDRRAFEDTLGHYRKEVEESNRALKKAEDDVAVKQMKMEEMQRLMGGMEKEHRTLLDKLTENEKELEEVRTRKEKSRKEQDRCAELEKEVASLREKIHHLDDMLKSQQRKVRNMIEQLQNARMLIQEKDRIIHELQERVSSLQAENLEMRDRMEQLLGYRLSPSSSVSKSYTQSMPVNGKRGFMPPGPLKPLPLIRVVET, encoded by the exons GATCTTGTGAAGACGCTTCGACTGACTCTGCAGAATGACTTGGCAACAGAGAGGCCTGACTGCTTGAAACAGAAG CCGGTTGGCCGGGCCTTTGCTGTCATCTCCTCCAGGCCACCCAGCAGGAGCCAGTCCTTAGATTCGGAGCTAGTGAAATCTGCAAATGGAGATGAGGAGATCATTAAG GTGTACCTCAAAGCAAAGGCTGAGAACAAGATGAAGCACGACTGGAACGTCACCCAGCTGCGCAATGAAGTACGTCACATCCAGGAGGTGAATACTCCCTGG GCTCGAACATCGTTGTGCAAGTTAAGAGAAGAGATCAGCCGAACGATCGAGAAAACGGCAGAGACTGCACTCGGGCAGGAAGCAAAG GACCCTGTGGAAAGGCGGAACGGGCTCCAGCACCATGTGAGCAGCTGGAACAGAGAGGCCTCAACGGAGGCTGAGGAG GTACAGGAGTTTCCaggcagagaaactgaaaccCTTCGTGAAACCACCAAGAAGCTGCTTGCCAAGCTGCAGGATGCGGAGAAGAGGCACCAGTCGGACAGAAGAGCGTTTGAG gatacacTTGGCCATTACAGGAAAGAGGTGGAGGAAAGCAACAGAGCTCTGAAGAAGGCAGAGGATGATGTGGCAGTGAAGCAGATGAAGATGGAGGAGATGCAGCGGCTGATGGGTGGCATGGAAAAG GAGCATCGCACTCTGCTCGATAAACTGACTGAAAATGAAAAGGAGTTGGAGGAGGTGAGAACGAGGAAGGAGAAGAGCCGCAAAGAGCAGGATCG ATGTGCCGAGCTTGAGAAGGAAGTGGCCTCTCTGCGGGAGAAGATCCATCATCTGGATGACATGCTGAAGAGCCAGCAGCGGAAAGTCCGCAACATGATTGAGCAG CTGCAGAATGCAAGGATGTTGATTCAGGAGAAGGACCGAATTATCCACGAGTTACAGGAGAGGGTCTCTTCGTTGCAGGCAGAG AATCTGGAGATGCGTGATCGAATGGAGCAGCTCTTGGGCTATCGCTTAAGTCCCAGCAGCTCAGTCTCCAAGAGCTACACACAGTCCATGCCAGTGAATGG GAAGCGTGGCTTCATGCCTCCTGGACCTCTCAAGCCCCTCCCGCTCATCAGAGTGGTGGAGACATGA
- the TUFT1 gene encoding tuftelin isoform X3 encodes MMNGPRSLCTLQQLKAEPESSADLVKTLRLTLQNDLATERPDCLKQKPVGRAFAVISSRPPSRSQSLDSELVKSANGDEEIIKVYLKAKAENKMKHDWNVTQLRNEVRHIQEARTSLCKLREEISRTIEKTAETALGQEAKDPVERRNGLQHHVSSWNREASTEAEEVQEFPGRETETLRETTKKLLAKLQDAEKRHQSDRRAFEDTLGHYRKEVEESNRALKKAEDDVAVKQMKMEEMQRLMGGMEKEHRTLLDKLTENEKELEEVRTRKEKSRKEQDRCAELEKEVASLREKIHHLDDMLKSQQRKVRNMIEQLQNARMLIQEKDRIIHELQERVSSLQAENLEMRDRMEQLLGYRLSPSSSVSKSYTQSMPVNGKRGFMPPGPLKPLPLIRVVET; translated from the exons GATCTTGTGAAGACGCTTCGACTGACTCTGCAGAATGACTTGGCAACAGAGAGGCCTGACTGCTTGAAACAGAAG CCGGTTGGCCGGGCCTTTGCTGTCATCTCCTCCAGGCCACCCAGCAGGAGCCAGTCCTTAGATTCGGAGCTAGTGAAATCTGCAAATGGAGATGAGGAGATCATTAAG GTGTACCTCAAAGCAAAGGCTGAGAACAAGATGAAGCACGACTGGAACGTCACCCAGCTGCGCAATGAAGTACGTCACATCCAGGAG GCTCGAACATCGTTGTGCAAGTTAAGAGAAGAGATCAGCCGAACGATCGAGAAAACGGCAGAGACTGCACTCGGGCAGGAAGCAAAG GACCCTGTGGAAAGGCGGAACGGGCTCCAGCACCATGTGAGCAGCTGGAACAGAGAGGCCTCAACGGAGGCTGAGGAG GTACAGGAGTTTCCaggcagagaaactgaaaccCTTCGTGAAACCACCAAGAAGCTGCTTGCCAAGCTGCAGGATGCGGAGAAGAGGCACCAGTCGGACAGAAGAGCGTTTGAG gatacacTTGGCCATTACAGGAAAGAGGTGGAGGAAAGCAACAGAGCTCTGAAGAAGGCAGAGGATGATGTGGCAGTGAAGCAGATGAAGATGGAGGAGATGCAGCGGCTGATGGGTGGCATGGAAAAG GAGCATCGCACTCTGCTCGATAAACTGACTGAAAATGAAAAGGAGTTGGAGGAGGTGAGAACGAGGAAGGAGAAGAGCCGCAAAGAGCAGGATCG ATGTGCCGAGCTTGAGAAGGAAGTGGCCTCTCTGCGGGAGAAGATCCATCATCTGGATGACATGCTGAAGAGCCAGCAGCGGAAAGTCCGCAACATGATTGAGCAG CTGCAGAATGCAAGGATGTTGATTCAGGAGAAGGACCGAATTATCCACGAGTTACAGGAGAGGGTCTCTTCGTTGCAGGCAGAG AATCTGGAGATGCGTGATCGAATGGAGCAGCTCTTGGGCTATCGCTTAAGTCCCAGCAGCTCAGTCTCCAAGAGCTACACACAGTCCATGCCAGTGAATGG GAAGCGTGGCTTCATGCCTCCTGGACCTCTCAAGCCCCTCCCGCTCATCAGAGTGGTGGAGACATGA
- the TUFT1 gene encoding tuftelin isoform X2 — protein sequence MMNGPRSLCTLQQLKAEPESSADLVKTLRLTLQNDLATERPDCLKQKPVGRAFAVISSRPPSRSQSLDSELVKSANGDEEIIKVYLKAKAENKMKHDWNVTQLRNEVRHIQEVNTPWARTSLCKLREEISRTIEKTAETALGQEAKDPVERRNGLQHHVSSWNREASTEAEEEFPGRETETLRETTKKLLAKLQDAEKRHQSDRRAFEDTLGHYRKEVEESNRALKKAEDDVAVKQMKMEEMQRLMGGMEKEHRTLLDKLTENEKELEEVRTRKEKSRKEQDRCAELEKEVASLREKIHHLDDMLKSQQRKVRNMIEQLQNARMLIQEKDRIIHELQERVSSLQAENLEMRDRMEQLLGYRLSPSSSVSKSYTQSMPVNGKRGFMPPGPLKPLPLIRVVET from the exons GATCTTGTGAAGACGCTTCGACTGACTCTGCAGAATGACTTGGCAACAGAGAGGCCTGACTGCTTGAAACAGAAG CCGGTTGGCCGGGCCTTTGCTGTCATCTCCTCCAGGCCACCCAGCAGGAGCCAGTCCTTAGATTCGGAGCTAGTGAAATCTGCAAATGGAGATGAGGAGATCATTAAG GTGTACCTCAAAGCAAAGGCTGAGAACAAGATGAAGCACGACTGGAACGTCACCCAGCTGCGCAATGAAGTACGTCACATCCAGGAGGTGAATACTCCCTGG GCTCGAACATCGTTGTGCAAGTTAAGAGAAGAGATCAGCCGAACGATCGAGAAAACGGCAGAGACTGCACTCGGGCAGGAAGCAAAG GACCCTGTGGAAAGGCGGAACGGGCTCCAGCACCATGTGAGCAGCTGGAACAGAGAGGCCTCAACGGAGGCTGAGGAG GAGTTTCCaggcagagaaactgaaaccCTTCGTGAAACCACCAAGAAGCTGCTTGCCAAGCTGCAGGATGCGGAGAAGAGGCACCAGTCGGACAGAAGAGCGTTTGAG gatacacTTGGCCATTACAGGAAAGAGGTGGAGGAAAGCAACAGAGCTCTGAAGAAGGCAGAGGATGATGTGGCAGTGAAGCAGATGAAGATGGAGGAGATGCAGCGGCTGATGGGTGGCATGGAAAAG GAGCATCGCACTCTGCTCGATAAACTGACTGAAAATGAAAAGGAGTTGGAGGAGGTGAGAACGAGGAAGGAGAAGAGCCGCAAAGAGCAGGATCG ATGTGCCGAGCTTGAGAAGGAAGTGGCCTCTCTGCGGGAGAAGATCCATCATCTGGATGACATGCTGAAGAGCCAGCAGCGGAAAGTCCGCAACATGATTGAGCAG CTGCAGAATGCAAGGATGTTGATTCAGGAGAAGGACCGAATTATCCACGAGTTACAGGAGAGGGTCTCTTCGTTGCAGGCAGAG AATCTGGAGATGCGTGATCGAATGGAGCAGCTCTTGGGCTATCGCTTAAGTCCCAGCAGCTCAGTCTCCAAGAGCTACACACAGTCCATGCCAGTGAATGG GAAGCGTGGCTTCATGCCTCCTGGACCTCTCAAGCCCCTCCCGCTCATCAGAGTGGTGGAGACATGA